In one Leptospiraceae bacterium genomic region, the following are encoded:
- the murI gene encoding glutamate racemase, giving the protein MGQSRLKIGVLDSGLGGLSVLPGLSSAFSSELFYYGDLANSPFGPKPTEVVLALTDTICKFLIEKQGVESILIACNTATSASVEFLREKYHIPIFGMEPAIKPAVRDNPKKKVALLATSLTLREAKFDRLKKNIGAEEWIHPVSCDGLSSLIDNGETKKIQDFLKPILETLKTDGIKPVVLGCTHYTLVKEIIQNLYSDIELYDGAEGTIRHIKNRLCPDCEEVKEEGEKPIQIYLNGGTEKDYQMAYYYLEQLKKEKKHVK; this is encoded by the coding sequence ATGGGACAATCTCGTCTTAAAATCGGAGTCTTAGATTCCGGACTGGGAGGACTCAGTGTCCTTCCGGGTTTGAGTTCAGCTTTTTCTTCTGAACTTTTTTACTATGGTGATCTGGCTAATAGCCCTTTTGGCCCGAAGCCTACCGAAGTTGTTCTTGCTCTAACGGACACTATTTGTAAGTTTCTTATTGAAAAGCAGGGAGTTGAAAGTATCCTGATTGCCTGCAATACCGCCACCTCTGCTTCTGTAGAATTTTTACGGGAAAAATATCATATTCCGATATTTGGTATGGAACCTGCCATTAAACCGGCAGTCAGAGATAACCCGAAAAAAAAAGTTGCTTTGCTCGCGACTTCTTTAACTTTAAGAGAAGCAAAATTTGATAGACTAAAAAAAAATATCGGTGCTGAAGAATGGATACACCCTGTTTCCTGTGATGGTCTTTCCAGTTTAATTGATAATGGAGAAACCAAAAAAATCCAGGATTTTTTAAAACCTATTTTAGAGACTTTAAAAACAGATGGAATAAAACCGGTGGTATTAGGCTGTACACACTATACACTGGTGAAAGAAATTATACAAAACTTATATTCTGATATTGAATTATACGACGGGGCAGAGGGAACAATACGGCATATAAAGAACCGACTCTGTCCTGATTGTGAAGAAGTAAAAGAGGAAGGTGAAAAACCTATTCAGATATATTTAAATGGTGGGACGGAAAAGGACTACCAGATGGCATATTACTATTTAGAACAGCTAAAGAAGGAAAAAAAACATGTCAAATAA